The following are from one region of the Phormidium sp. PBR-2020 genome:
- a CDS encoding DUF4276 family protein, producing MSAIPINLVYEDVLSGAVLDRILDHVEVDYFVGLRLSKNGFGYIKKNIKGFNQAAQGSPYLVLTDLDQIDCPITLIQDWLGGQPKHPNLLFRIAVREVESWVLADSQAFSDFFAVDLAKIPQNPDQIEDPKRDLINLVRTSKQKDLRQAIVPEKGSTAKVGKDYNAPLLKFISQQWRVREAMNQSESLQRTVLALEAFQF from the coding sequence GTGAGTGCAATTCCAATTAACTTAGTCTATGAAGATGTGCTGAGTGGTGCGGTTTTAGATAGAATTTTAGACCATGTTGAGGTGGACTATTTCGTAGGACTTCGGTTAAGCAAAAATGGCTTTGGCTACATTAAAAAGAATATCAAAGGATTCAATCAAGCCGCACAAGGGAGTCCCTATCTGGTTTTGACGGATTTAGATCAGATAGATTGCCCCATCACCTTAATTCAAGACTGGTTAGGGGGTCAACCGAAACATCCCAATCTTCTGTTTCGCATTGCTGTGCGAGAGGTTGAGTCTTGGGTTCTGGCAGATAGTCAAGCATTTTCTGATTTTTTTGCCGTGGATTTAGCCAAAATCCCCCAAAACCCAGACCAAATTGAAGACCCGAAACGAGACTTAATCAATTTAGTCAGAACGTCAAAACAAAAAGACCTACGACAGGCGATTGTGCCAGAAAAGGGCAGTACAGCAAAAGTTGGCAAAGACTACAATGCACCGCTGTTGAAATTTATTAGCCAACAATGGCGTGTCAGGGAAGCAATGAACCAATCCGAGAGTCTTCAACGGACTGTTTTAGCCTTAGAAGCCTTCCAATTTTGA
- a CDS encoding AAA family ATPase, whose product MYIQRIKLKNWRNFTDLDVQLRERVFLIGPNACGKSNFLDVFRFLRDIADPDGGGLQRAVKERGGVLKLRSLYARRYPTIEIEVHLGADLSSPPQWIYSIGIKNLKGGDNPPILAWEKVWENNRIILNRPDKDDEEDVKLLTQTALEQLRFNREFREIQVFFQSTLYLHLVPQLLRYPDTFEGATLRADPFGKNFLERVIKTPDKTRKAWLSKIEDALKVAVPQMKQLTDIKDDMGHPHLEAVYEHWRPKAGKQREDQFSDGTLRLIALFWSLLETRNSILLLEEPELSLNAAIVAKLPAIIARLQKGKKSQVILSTHSADLLSDPGIDGREVVMMQPRKEGTEARVVSSIPEIRQLLEAGLTISETALPQTAPPNMQQLELELWS is encoded by the coding sequence ATGTATATTCAACGAATTAAACTCAAAAACTGGCGAAACTTCACTGACCTTGATGTTCAACTTCGAGAACGAGTCTTCTTGATTGGACCAAATGCTTGTGGAAAGTCTAACTTTCTAGATGTGTTTCGCTTCTTGCGGGACATTGCTGACCCCGATGGCGGTGGACTACAGCGAGCAGTCAAAGAACGGGGAGGCGTGCTAAAATTGCGCTCTCTCTATGCGCGTCGTTATCCCACCATTGAAATTGAAGTTCACTTAGGGGCGGATTTATCAAGTCCGCCTCAATGGATTTATAGCATTGGCATCAAAAACCTAAAAGGGGGAGATAATCCTCCAATTTTAGCGTGGGAAAAAGTCTGGGAAAATAACCGCATCATTTTAAATAGACCAGATAAAGATGATGAAGAAGACGTAAAACTACTGACACAAACTGCCTTAGAGCAACTCCGATTTAATCGAGAATTTAGAGAAATTCAAGTTTTTTTTCAATCCACCCTCTACTTACATCTCGTTCCACAACTCCTCAGATATCCCGATACCTTTGAAGGCGCAACTCTGCGGGCAGATCCCTTTGGTAAAAACTTCCTAGAGCGGGTCATCAAAACTCCTGACAAAACCCGAAAAGCTTGGCTTAGCAAGATAGAAGATGCCCTCAAGGTCGCTGTTCCTCAAATGAAGCAGTTAACCGATATTAAAGATGATATGGGGCACCCTCACCTCGAAGCTGTTTATGAACATTGGCGACCTAAAGCCGGTAAACAACGAGAAGACCAGTTCTCCGATGGAACCTTACGTCTAATTGCTCTATTTTGGTCATTGTTAGAAACGAGAAACTCGATTCTTTTATTAGAAGAACCCGAACTATCGCTGAATGCGGCAATTGTCGCCAAACTTCCAGCTATTATTGCTCGGTTACAAAAAGGGAAAAAGAGCCAAGTTATTCTGAGTACTCATAGTGCAGATTTACTATCTGATCCCGGCATTGATGGTCGAGAAGTGGTGATGATGCAACCGAGAAAAGAAGGGACGGAAGCTAGAGTGGTCTCTTCAATTCCAGAAATTCGGCAACTTCTCGAAGCAGGACTCACTATTTCGGAGACGGCCTTACCACAGACTGCTCCCCCTAATATGCAGCAATTAGAGTTAGAGTTGTGGTCGTGA
- a CDS encoding LL-diaminopimelate aminotransferase, which translates to MATINENYLKLKAGYLFPEIARRVAAFTEANPDAPIIKLGIGDVTEPLPQACLEAMSKAVAEMGDRATFKGYGPEQGYGWLREKIAAQDFQSRNCDIDASEIFVSDGAKCDTGNILDIFGKDNRIAVTDPVYPVYVDTNVMAGHTGPANEDGKYEGLVYMPVSADNNFTAEIPSEKVDLVYLCFPNNPTGATATKDHLKAWVDYAREHQAIILFDAAYEAFITDPSLPHSIYEIEGAKDCAIEFRSFSKNAGFTGTRCAYTVVPKTLTATTSGGETVQLHQLWNRRQSTKFNGVSYIVQRGAEAVYSEAGQAQIKALVGFYLENAKIICDRLSNAGLTVYGGVNAPYVWVKTPNGLSSWEFFDKLLQTTNVVGTPGSGFGAAGEGYFRISAFNSRANVEEAMTRVTENFKV; encoded by the coding sequence ATGGCAACGATTAACGAGAATTATCTGAAACTGAAAGCGGGCTATTTATTCCCAGAAATTGCCCGTCGTGTGGCAGCCTTTACCGAAGCTAACCCCGATGCCCCGATTATTAAATTGGGCATTGGCGATGTCACCGAACCCCTACCCCAAGCCTGTTTAGAGGCCATGTCGAAGGCGGTAGCGGAAATGGGCGATCGCGCCACGTTCAAAGGCTATGGTCCAGAACAGGGCTATGGTTGGCTACGGGAAAAAATCGCCGCCCAGGACTTCCAATCCCGCAATTGTGACATCGATGCTTCCGAGATTTTTGTCTCCGACGGAGCAAAATGTGACACGGGTAATATCCTGGATATTTTTGGCAAAGACAACCGCATTGCCGTCACCGATCCCGTCTATCCCGTCTATGTGGATACCAACGTCATGGCCGGACATACCGGCCCCGCTAACGAGGATGGGAAGTACGAGGGCTTAGTCTATATGCCCGTTTCTGCGGACAACAATTTCACCGCCGAAATTCCCTCGGAAAAGGTAGATTTAGTCTATCTCTGTTTCCCCAACAACCCCACGGGGGCAACGGCAACCAAAGACCATTTAAAAGCCTGGGTTGATTACGCACGGGAACATCAGGCCATCATCTTGTTTGATGCCGCCTATGAAGCCTTTATTACGGACCCCAGTCTACCCCATTCTATCTATGAAATTGAAGGGGCCAAAGACTGTGCGATCGAGTTCCGGTCCTTCTCCAAAAATGCCGGGTTCACGGGGACTCGTTGCGCCTACACCGTGGTTCCCAAAACCCTAACCGCCACCACCTCTGGCGGGGAAACCGTGCAACTGCACCAACTCTGGAATCGTCGCCAATCCACCAAGTTCAACGGTGTTTCCTACATCGTGCAACGGGGGGCAGAAGCGGTCTATTCCGAGGCAGGACAGGCGCAAATCAAGGCGTTAGTGGGCTTTTACTTGGAAAACGCCAAAATCATCTGCGATCGCCTCAGCAACGCCGGTTTAACGGTCTATGGAGGAGTGAATGCCCCTTATGTGTGGGTGAAAACCCCAAATGGCTTATCCAGTTGGGAGTTCTTCGACAAACTCCTACAAACCACCAACGTTGTCGGAACACCAGGTTCTGGCTTCGGGGCGGCGGGTGAAGGCTATTTCCGCATTTCCGCCTTTAACAGCCGCGCCAATGTAGAAGAGGCCATGACTCGCGTCACGGAAAACTTCAAGGTGTAA
- a CDS encoding 2-phosphosulfolactate phosphatase family protein, whose translation MKVYCYHTPELTPVEPTPACAVAIDVLRATTTIATVLAAGAEAVQAFSDIDKLMAVSESWDPSKRLRAGERGGAKVEGCDFGNSPLEYERDRVLGCRLFLSTTNGTRALQRVEAAPILLTAALVNRQTVVEFLAQNQPETVYLVGSGWQGSYSLEDTVCAGAIVARLLESGSFNLGELAGNDETVAALALYEQWRDRLVDLMAIASHGQRLLRLNCNADLEYCAQEDILDVLPRQQEPGVLTAHA comes from the coding sequence GTGAAGGTTTACTGTTATCACACTCCCGAACTCACCCCGGTTGAGCCAACCCCCGCCTGTGCGGTGGCCATTGATGTTCTGCGCGCCACCACCACCATCGCCACGGTTCTCGCCGCTGGGGCCGAGGCGGTGCAAGCCTTTAGCGATATTGATAAACTCATGGCCGTCAGCGAAAGCTGGGACCCCTCCAAACGCCTACGGGCCGGGGAACGGGGTGGCGCCAAGGTGGAGGGCTGCGATTTTGGCAACTCTCCCCTGGAATATGAGCGCGATCGCGTCTTGGGATGTCGTCTATTCCTGAGTACCACCAATGGAACTCGCGCCCTGCAACGAGTGGAAGCCGCACCGATTTTGTTGACGGCGGCTTTAGTCAATCGTCAGACGGTGGTGGAGTTTTTGGCCCAGAACCAACCCGAAACCGTCTATTTGGTGGGTTCCGGCTGGCAAGGGAGTTATTCCCTAGAGGATACCGTCTGTGCCGGAGCAATTGTCGCCCGTCTGCTGGAATCGGGATCTTTCAACCTGGGGGAACTGGCGGGAAATGATGAAACCGTCGCCGCCTTGGCGTTATATGAGCAATGGCGCGATCGCCTGGTGGACTTGATGGCGATCGCCAGTCACGGCCAGCGACTGTTACGGCTCAACTGTAACGCCGATTTAGAGTATTGCGCCCAGGAAGATATCCTCGATGTCTTACCCCGACAGCAAGAACCGGGGGTTTTGACGGCTCACGCCTAG
- a CDS encoding AarF/ABC1/UbiB kinase family protein: MLVKASPKPLRWQRTRSSLFARQVEIFAATGKLLWFLGCDRLRGKRDSKHRQRRAQWLVNTLLDLGPTFIKIGQALSTRGDLLPLEYIRALSQLQDKVPPFSSDEAIALIEKELKNSLHSLYRDFDYHPIAAASLGQVHKARLHTGEDVVVKVQRPGLEKLFNLDFQVLYQQVVLAERLFHWTRKYDLESIYNEFRTYIYEEIDYIHEGKNAERFRENFEDSDTILVPKVYWRYTTSKILTLEYLPGIKINDKETLESIGINLRELNVMGIGCYLKQLLIDGFFHTDPHPGNMAVTPEGQIIFYDFGMMSEINSLNQAEMTRSFFAVLRKDTDEVLETLISMGLVEELSDMTPVRNLVQFALDRFRDRPIEFQEFGALKQELYAMFEQQPFRLPAQMTFVLKALGTLDGIARTLDSQYSLIGCAKPFVKTLVVENQTGRGQVFGEMTRQAKGFLNQRFNRPSRAEVLLRELEGRLERGEFQFRTNSPEIERQMQRIQLMLTVLVYACITGFSVLSGAVFISGTYRIAAFIAFGISGLSGFFFLKSLLIFMIRERF, translated from the coding sequence ATGTTAGTCAAAGCATCTCCGAAACCCTTGCGTTGGCAACGCACCCGAAGTTCCCTATTTGCCCGTCAGGTGGAAATTTTTGCCGCTACCGGCAAGCTGTTGTGGTTTCTGGGGTGCGATCGCCTGCGCGGAAAACGTGACTCTAAACATCGTCAACGTCGCGCCCAGTGGTTGGTGAACACACTCCTGGATTTGGGGCCAACCTTTATTAAAATTGGTCAAGCTCTCTCGACGCGGGGGGACTTATTACCCCTCGAATATATCCGCGCCCTCTCACAACTGCAAGATAAAGTTCCGCCTTTTTCCTCCGATGAGGCGATCGCCCTGATTGAAAAAGAACTCAAAAATTCCCTCCATAGCCTCTATCGAGATTTTGATTATCACCCCATTGCCGCTGCCAGTTTAGGACAGGTGCATAAAGCTCGTCTGCATACTGGGGAAGATGTGGTGGTGAAAGTTCAACGACCGGGCTTAGAAAAACTCTTTAATTTAGACTTTCAAGTTCTTTATCAACAGGTTGTTTTAGCCGAGCGCTTATTTCATTGGACTCGTAAATATGACCTCGAATCGATTTACAACGAATTCAGAACTTATATTTATGAAGAAATCGACTATATTCATGAAGGTAAAAATGCCGAGCGATTTCGAGAAAACTTCGAGGATTCAGACACTATTTTAGTGCCAAAAGTCTATTGGCGCTACACCACCTCAAAAATCTTAACACTCGAATATCTACCAGGAATTAAAATCAATGACAAAGAGACCCTAGAATCGATTGGCATCAATCTCCGAGAACTCAACGTTATGGGGATTGGTTGCTATCTCAAGCAACTGTTAATCGATGGCTTTTTCCACACCGACCCCCACCCAGGAAATATGGCGGTCACCCCAGAGGGACAGATTATTTTTTATGACTTCGGCATGATGTCCGAGATTAACTCCCTCAATCAAGCCGAAATGACCCGAAGTTTCTTCGCCGTCTTGCGCAAAGACACCGATGAAGTTCTCGAAACCCTCATTTCCATGGGATTAGTCGAAGAACTATCTGATATGACTCCTGTGCGAAACTTGGTGCAATTCGCCCTAGATCGCTTTCGCGATCGCCCCATTGAATTTCAGGAATTTGGGGCATTAAAGCAGGAACTTTACGCCATGTTTGAACAGCAACCGTTCCGACTTCCTGCCCAAATGACCTTTGTCCTCAAAGCCCTCGGAACCCTCGATGGAATTGCCCGAACCTTGGACAGTCAATATAGCTTAATTGGTTGCGCCAAACCCTTTGTCAAGACCCTAGTAGTTGAGAATCAAACTGGGCGAGGACAGGTATTTGGTGAGATGACTCGTCAAGCCAAAGGCTTTCTCAATCAACGCTTTAATCGCCCCAGTCGGGCAGAAGTATTGCTACGAGAACTTGAAGGACGACTCGAACGAGGTGAATTTCAATTTCGCACCAATTCCCCAGAAATTGAACGACAAATGCAGCGCATCCAGTTAATGTTAACGGTGTTAGTGTATGCCTGCATCACCGGATTTTCCGTACTATCGGGGGCCGTATTCATCTCAGGAACCTATCGAATCGCCGCCTTTATCGCCTTTGGCATCTCAGGATTATCCGGTTTCTTTTTCCTAAAATCCCTCCTGATTTTTATGATCCGAGAACGATTTTAG
- the argB gene encoding acetylglutamate kinase: MANERKDLKDSDATRVKVLSEALPYIQQFAGRTVVIKYGGAAMKDSQLKDKVVRDVVFLSCVGLRPVVVHGGGPEINTWLEKLNIEPQFKDGLRVTDAATMDVVEMVLVGRVNKELVGLINAAGGQAVGLCGKDGNLIQARPQGKEGIGFVGEVASVNPSVIESLVQSGYVPVVSSVAADETGQAYNVNADTVAGEIAAALGAEKLILLTDTAGILKDYHDPSTLIYSLNIQEARQLIEDGIVAGGMIPKVNCCVRSLAQGVGAAHILDGRIPHALLLEIFTDSGIGSMIVASDYTRSIWDLNS; the protein is encoded by the coding sequence ATGGCCAACGAACGTAAAGACCTCAAAGACAGCGACGCAACCCGAGTTAAGGTTCTCAGTGAAGCCCTCCCCTATATCCAGCAGTTCGCCGGACGTACCGTGGTGATTAAGTATGGTGGGGCCGCTATGAAGGACTCCCAACTCAAGGACAAAGTGGTTCGCGATGTGGTGTTCCTCTCCTGTGTGGGGTTACGGCCGGTGGTGGTTCATGGTGGCGGCCCGGAAATCAATACCTGGCTGGAAAAACTGAACATCGAACCTCAGTTTAAGGATGGCTTGCGGGTGACTGATGCCGCCACCATGGATGTGGTGGAAATGGTTTTGGTGGGACGAGTCAATAAGGAACTTGTTGGTTTGATTAACGCCGCTGGCGGTCAAGCTGTGGGACTCTGCGGCAAGGATGGTAACTTGATTCAAGCCCGTCCCCAGGGTAAAGAGGGGATTGGTTTTGTGGGGGAAGTGGCCTCGGTGAATCCTTCGGTGATTGAATCCCTGGTTCAAAGTGGCTATGTCCCCGTGGTGTCGAGTGTGGCAGCCGATGAAACGGGCCAGGCTTATAATGTCAATGCTGATACGGTGGCTGGCGAGATTGCGGCAGCTTTGGGGGCGGAGAAACTGATTCTGTTGACGGATACCGCCGGGATTCTCAAGGATTATCATGACCCGAGTACCTTAATTTATAGTTTGAACATTCAGGAAGCCCGCCAGTTGATTGAGGATGGCATTGTGGCGGGGGGGATGATTCCTAAGGTGAATTGTTGTGTGCGATCGCTGGCCCAAGGGGTGGGGGCAGCCCATATTTTGGATGGACGCATCCCCCATGCGTTACTCTTGGAAATCTTCACGGATTCGGGGATTGGTTCGATGATTGTGGCGTCGGATTATACGCGTTCGATTTGGGATTTGAATAGTTAG
- a CDS encoding SAM-dependent methyltransferase, with the protein MGLTLKQVVPWGRSLADYRQMFALTDQDLAASILDCAGGPSSFNAEATAQGTSVISCDPIYQFSVEEIQQRIQDTYPQIIAALEDNGDRFVWHQFRSPHHLGEVRLATMDCFLEDFPQGRAQGRYQTQMLPELPFETSQFNLALCGHLLFSYSQQLNLDFHLNAIRELARVAQEVRIFPIVTNFAGDISPHLSPILEQLPQAGYHLTVETVPYEFQRGGNEMLRVFPPNYHQSPP; encoded by the coding sequence ATGGGACTCACTCTTAAACAGGTAGTTCCCTGGGGGCGATCGCTGGCCGACTACCGCCAGATGTTCGCCCTCACGGACCAGGATTTAGCGGCCTCGATTCTCGACTGTGCGGGAGGCCCCTCTAGTTTCAACGCCGAAGCCACCGCCCAGGGAACCTCAGTCATCTCTTGCGATCCCATCTATCAATTCTCCGTTGAGGAGATTCAGCAACGGATTCAGGACACCTATCCGCAAATTATCGCCGCCCTCGAAGACAACGGCGATCGCTTCGTTTGGCATCAGTTCCGCAGCCCCCATCATCTCGGAGAAGTCCGCCTAGCAACAATGGATTGCTTTTTAGAGGATTTCCCCCAAGGACGGGCCCAGGGACGCTATCAAACCCAAATGTTACCGGAACTCCCCTTCGAGACCAGCCAATTTAACCTAGCCCTCTGTGGCCATCTCCTCTTCAGCTATTCCCAACAGTTAAACCTAGACTTTCACCTCAATGCTATCCGTGAACTGGCCCGCGTCGCCCAAGAGGTGCGGATTTTCCCGATTGTGACCAACTTCGCCGGTGATATATCCCCCCATCTGTCCCCAATTTTGGAACAACTCCCCCAAGCGGGCTATCATCTGACGGTGGAAACGGTCCCCTACGAGTTTCAGCGGGGTGGAAACGAAATGTTACGGGTTTTTCCGCCCAATTACCACCAATCTCCCCCCTAA
- a CDS encoding shikimate kinase, which produces MSAKDLLQGLNIYLVGMMGSGKSTTGTHLARQLHYRYFDTDSLIEQVAGQSVSEIFAQEGEAAFRQLESQVLSQLSAYQRSVISTGGGIVVDLSNWSYLRYGLVVWLDVTPELLVERLGGDESRPLLQTDNPLQTLQRILDERRSRYEQADLRLEVTSEDSPESVSDRIIAAIPQVLKTRPTPPDGRTHGTHS; this is translated from the coding sequence ATGTCCGCGAAAGACCTCCTGCAAGGACTGAATATCTATCTCGTTGGGATGATGGGTTCCGGGAAAAGTACCACCGGAACCCACCTCGCTCGTCAGCTTCACTATCGTTATTTTGATACAGACAGCCTCATTGAACAGGTGGCGGGACAGTCGGTGAGTGAGATTTTCGCCCAGGAGGGGGAAGCCGCCTTCCGACAACTCGAATCTCAAGTCCTCTCCCAACTGTCGGCCTACCAGCGTTCTGTCATCTCGACGGGGGGCGGAATTGTGGTGGATTTAAGTAACTGGAGTTATCTCCGCTATGGCTTAGTGGTGTGGCTGGATGTTACCCCCGAGTTGTTGGTTGAACGACTCGGGGGTGATGAGAGTCGCCCGCTGTTGCAAACCGATAATCCTCTGCAAACCCTCCAACGGATTTTAGACGAACGGCGATCGCGCTATGAACAGGCGGATTTACGCCTTGAAGTCACCTCTGAGGATAGCCCAGAATCGGTGAGCGATCGCATCATCGCCGCCATTCCCCAGGTCTTAAAAACTCGGCCCACCCCACCTGACGGGAGGACTCATGGGACTCACTCTTAA
- the hrcA gene encoding heat-inducible transcriptional repressor HrcA produces MTGQFALTDRQQQILWATVRHYIATAEPVGSKSLVDDYNLSVSSATIRSGMGLLEKAGMLYQPHTSAGRVPSDFGYRVYVDYLMTPSDTLADQAQRLFTERLNWETWSLEAVLRGAAQILSTLSGYITLISLPQLHTASLRHLQLLQVDPGQVMLIVVTDAYQTQSMLMSVPSPEDDGDDGLDPEILDRELQILSNFLNSQLRGKAIADLATLDWGELDRQFQRYADSLKTLFVDLAQRLEQPMISPMAISGLAEVLRQPEFTELQQIQSLVQLLEEEQEQLFPLMFEPSERLGGDRRVNVRIGSENPLEPIRSCTLVSASYRRGSQAVGSLSLLGPTRMTYDGAITMVQAAADYLSSQLSLTDS; encoded by the coding sequence ATGACTGGGCAATTCGCGTTAACGGATCGACAACAACAGATTCTCTGGGCGACCGTCCGTCACTATATAGCGACGGCGGAACCGGTCGGCTCAAAATCCCTGGTGGATGACTATAACTTGAGTGTGAGTTCGGCCACGATTCGCTCGGGGATGGGACTTCTCGAAAAAGCCGGGATGCTCTATCAACCCCATACCTCCGCTGGCCGGGTTCCCTCGGATTTTGGCTATCGAGTCTATGTAGACTATCTCATGACCCCCTCCGACACCCTAGCCGATCAGGCCCAACGGCTGTTTACAGAACGCCTCAATTGGGAAACCTGGAGTTTAGAGGCGGTGTTACGGGGGGCTGCACAAATTCTCTCGACCCTCAGCGGTTACATTACCCTCATCTCCCTGCCACAATTGCACACCGCCAGTTTACGCCATTTGCAACTATTGCAGGTGGACCCCGGTCAGGTGATGCTGATTGTGGTAACCGATGCCTATCAAACCCAATCGATGTTGATGAGTGTCCCCAGTCCCGAGGATGACGGGGACGATGGCCTCGATCCCGAAATTCTCGATCGCGAACTACAAATTCTCTCCAATTTCCTCAACAGCCAATTACGGGGGAAAGCCATCGCCGACTTAGCCACCTTGGATTGGGGAGAACTCGATCGCCAATTCCAACGCTATGCCGACAGTCTCAAAACCCTATTTGTGGATTTGGCCCAACGCCTGGAACAGCCAATGATCTCTCCCATGGCCATTAGTGGCTTAGCGGAAGTGTTACGCCAGCCGGAGTTTACGGAACTGCAACAGATCCAGTCTCTGGTGCAACTGTTGGAGGAGGAACAGGAACAACTGTTTCCCCTCATGTTTGAACCCTCAGAACGACTGGGGGGCGATCGCCGAGTCAATGTCCGCATTGGTTCAGAGAATCCCCTGGAACCGATCCGATCCTGCACCCTCGTCTCAGCCAGCTATCGCCGAGGGTCCCAAGCAGTGGGAAGTCTCAGTCTCCTCGGCCCCACCCGCATGACCTACGACGGGGCCATCACCATGGTTCAAGCCGCCGCCGACTACCTCTCCAGCCAACTCAGTCTAACGGACAGTTAA
- the speA gene encoding biosynthetic arginine decarboxylase has product MVDSATSPMSDAVAHNGTGPQTPSRSAWSIEDSEELYRIRGWGDPYFGINSAGHITVSPQGDRGGSLDLYELVEALKKRNLELPLLLRFSDILEDRIERINACFAKAIARYNYPGVYRGVFPVKCNQQRHIIEDLVRFGEPYHFGLEAGSKPELLIALASLKTSGSLLICNGYKDRGYIETAMLATRLGQQPIIVLEQPEEVELVISVSQQLGINPVVGVRAKLSAKGIGRWGGSSGDRAKFGLTIPEIITAVDQLRQANLLDSLQLLHYHIGSQISCISAIKDGIREASQIYVELAQLGANMQYLDVGGGLGVDYDGSKTNFYASKNYNMQNYANDIVAEVKEACEEKQQAVPTLISESGRAIASHHSLLIFNVLGSSDAPSGIPEVGPDKEHLILRNLRETYDSITPQTYQEAYHDAVQFKDEATSIFSFGYLSLSERAKAEQLYWACCRKIYDIVRQQADVPTELEVLEKTLASIYYANLSIFRSAPDSWAIEQLFPILPIHRLNEEPSLRATLADLTCDSDGKIDRFIDRLKTKSILELHPLKPEEPYYLGMFLVGAYQEIMGNLHNLFGDTNAVHIHLTPNGYEIEHLVKGDTMTQVLEYVEYNGKDLLENIRKATESALQKGNISIEESQRLLQNYEQSLRSYTYLA; this is encoded by the coding sequence ATGGTTGATTCCGCCACATCCCCCATGAGTGACGCCGTCGCGCACAATGGGACTGGTCCCCAAACCCCATCGAGATCCGCTTGGTCCATCGAAGACAGCGAAGAACTCTATCGCATCCGGGGTTGGGGCGATCCCTATTTCGGGATTAACTCCGCCGGTCATATCACCGTCTCTCCCCAGGGCGATCGCGGCGGTTCTTTGGATCTCTATGAACTGGTCGAGGCCCTCAAAAAGCGCAACCTGGAACTCCCACTACTGCTGCGTTTTAGCGATATTCTCGAAGACCGCATCGAACGGATTAACGCCTGCTTCGCCAAGGCGATCGCCCGCTACAACTATCCTGGAGTCTATCGAGGCGTTTTCCCCGTCAAGTGCAACCAGCAACGCCACATCATCGAAGACTTAGTGCGTTTCGGGGAACCCTATCACTTTGGCTTAGAAGCCGGGTCCAAACCCGAACTCCTCATCGCCTTAGCCAGCCTCAAAACCTCCGGTTCCCTACTCATCTGTAACGGCTACAAGGATCGCGGCTATATCGAAACCGCCATGTTAGCCACCCGCTTAGGCCAACAACCGATTATCGTCCTGGAACAGCCAGAAGAAGTCGAGTTAGTCATCTCCGTTAGCCAACAGTTGGGAATTAACCCCGTGGTGGGAGTTCGCGCCAAACTGAGTGCAAAAGGGATTGGCCGCTGGGGAGGGTCTAGTGGCGATCGCGCCAAATTCGGTCTCACCATCCCAGAAATCATCACCGCCGTAGACCAATTACGCCAGGCCAACCTCCTCGATAGCCTCCAACTGCTGCACTATCACATCGGGTCTCAAATCTCTTGTATTAGCGCCATCAAAGACGGAATCCGAGAAGCCAGCCAAATCTACGTGGAACTGGCCCAACTCGGGGCTAATATGCAATATCTTGATGTTGGTGGCGGCTTAGGGGTGGATTACGACGGGTCTAAAACCAACTTCTACGCCTCGAAAAACTACAATATGCAGAACTACGCCAATGACATCGTGGCGGAAGTCAAAGAAGCCTGTGAAGAGAAACAGCAAGCCGTCCCCACCCTCATCAGCGAGAGTGGCCGGGCGATCGCCTCTCACCACTCTCTCCTCATCTTCAATGTCTTAGGAAGCAGTGACGCACCCTCGGGGATTCCGGAAGTGGGGCCCGACAAAGAACATCTGATTTTACGCAACCTGCGAGAAACCTACGACTCCATCACTCCTCAGACGTACCAGGAAGCCTATCACGATGCCGTTCAGTTCAAAGATGAGGCGACCAGTATCTTTAGTTTCGGCTATCTCAGCCTCAGTGAACGGGCCAAAGCCGAACAACTCTACTGGGCCTGTTGTCGTAAAATCTATGACATCGTACGTCAGCAAGCGGACGTTCCCACGGAACTGGAAGTCTTAGAAAAAACCCTGGCCTCGATTTACTACGCCAACCTCTCCATTTTCCGATCCGCACCCGACAGTTGGGCGATCGAGCAATTATTCCCCATTCTCCCCATCCACCGTCTCAACGAAGAACCCAGTTTACGGGCAACTCTGGCCGATCTCACCTGTGACAGTGACGGGAAAATCGATCGCTTTATCGATCGCCTAAAAACCAAATCCATCCTAGAACTGCATCCTCTCAAACCGGAAGAACCCTATTATCTCGGGATGTTCCTCGTCGGGGCCTACCAAGAAATCATGGGAAATCTCCATAACCTCTTTGGGGATACGAATGCGGTTCATATCCACCTAACTCCCAATGGCTACGAAATCGAACATCTGGTGAAGGGAGATACGATGACGCAGGTCTTGGAATATGTGGAGTACAACGGCAAGGACTTGCTAGAGAATATCCGCAAAGCGACCGAGTCCGCCTTACAAAAGGGGAACATCTCGATTGAGGAGTCTCAGCGACTCTTGCAGAACTATGAACAGAGTCTGCGTAGCTATACGTATTTGGCTTAG